Within the Ostrinia nubilalis chromosome 12, ilOstNubi1.1, whole genome shotgun sequence genome, the region TTCTTCAGTGACAGACCTACATTATATAATCGAATGTAATAATAGTAAAAGAAATACAtagaatatttattaaaaaatttggttttctgattatttacattttattgagtaattttttctttaaacaagGGTACAAAATAGATGTTATAATCAATAAGACttacattttcattataatGTACTTGATTTGTTAATAATGACTATACAAAATGGAAGTAATTACTGTATGACTGAACAATTATTATGTTCCAGTTTTTGCTataagaaattaaattacaatttgttagaattttaattgctctttttattaaatatttctcaACTCCTGTCATGTCATCTAAATAATGTTTGCTTACAATTTATGGATTTCAAAGAATGAAATACATGCattatacaaataaaagttaaataaacttattcaaaacaaaactagtAGTGCAAATACACCGTTGACTAAGGCACATGGGTATGCAATAAGAGGCCTCTGCTCAGCATCACCAGACATAGTAACAAAGAGTCTACTCGCTGACAATGCAGACCAAATCACTGCCACCCCTGATAAAGAAATGCCTAAAGTGCCCTCCAATGACACGAAAATGCCTAGGCCTGCAAGTACTACCATAGGTAACATACAATAACCTAAGACGCTAGCAACACTAAGAACAGTGAAAACACCTTCAGTGCGACACATCAAAGATAATAAGaaatacatcaaaataacagaCATTACAGATAGACCATACACATAGCCAAAGTGTGCTTTGTTCcctgataaaaataaacaaacggCTAAAGCGAGGCAAAATGCTATGGGCCCTGCAATATCTGTGTCTCGAAGTAAAAAGTTGGCATCGTCAGCTTTAGACTGGCCATGAAAAGGATTTAACACTGCAAGTGTTTTCTCTAGTATTCGGTCTGGATAAATTTCGAGTTCGTCCAATAGTGGTGGTTCATCGAAGTCGGTTGATTCGGCTATACCTTCGCCAGGTATCGGTGCAGGCGTAAATAAATtaggattgtaatattggtTATTGTTGGCCTGCATTTGACCATGTCCTTGATCTAGTGAAAAACTCTGTTGATCTGTGGGGAACGtctgaaaatctgaaatcaaaagATAAGGGCGATATTATTTCCAAGGACTCAAAATTTGGGCTGATTAGGGAAATTACCGAACTACTGAGTTATGTATCACTTACCCAAAGTTTGAGCTTGATCTGCGAATGCGTTGGATGTATCAAATGAGTAACTTTGACTATTCTGGTTTTGTGCTTGCCATGCATATTCATTTGGATTATAATTGGCCATATTTACGTTaatttttcaaacaatatttTGGAAATTAGCAACTTCGCCTTCCCTTCTGTTGACAACTGAtttgacaataataattatttgacAGTACACGTCATAGCACTGCTGtcagattgtttttttttatcaacctGAACAAGAAATAAAGTGCGTAACGGTTAACAATTAGCAAAGGACAAATAATTTGATTCATTGttactttattaataaattagaagaacaattttagttttaagtatTATAATTCGATAAACCTACATGTGAGAGTATTATCGAAAACATTGCAACCTTGCGAGATGATTCGTTACAGTCGTTCCCAATtttcctgggttcgattccacTGACCTCTTTCCCGAAGCTTGccctaatattaattaattttcaagtAGTGGGTAGGTAGGTAGAATAATtcgttttcaatattaaaacaaactttttatttatggcaatctttattcgttaaatattttttaccattGGAAATATTCATGATGGAATGGTTTCGTGTATTCGTTTATAGATTAATATGCAGCATATAGTTCATAATAGATTGTGATATACATTGATAACAGTTGATTAAATGCTATATTTACATAAGTGCCATCATAAGTTATCTAAGAAAAGGTATTCGCGAAAATAAACTAgaaattattcaatgatataGAAAAAGGAGTCGATATAAGTAAAATGAAGAAATAATACATTGTTCAGCATTAACAGAATTACATTTGTAGAAATTATGATACTAAGCAATTTATATTTTGATAAAAGTATGTGCCATTCCTATATAAAGATTAATCATCAGTAAATATAGTTATGTAGATGAATACAATTCAGGtactttattattacctaccCTTTTCACAGAACCTATATGACACCGATGCTTTAATATCTTTCATGTCAATAATATTAGCTAAAAATAATACAACATAACGGTGTCGCACACCCGACGCAATAACGTCCCAAGTGCAAAAAATTCAGAAATAAGCCACTAGGCAATTCACAAAAGATGCCTTCTACTTCTGTTTCCACAATTCATTCGAATTCAGCGAATTGAAATCACTTTACAAACAAAATGCGGTACTGTCAAAAGAATATATTTTACAAGTTGCGCTGTTGCGCCGAGTGTAcggtttaaaacaaaacaatgtcGCCACCACAGATTACTATTATTCAATGCCATTAAATTTTACATCGCCTACATTAGTACACTTTTGAACACcgataatacatttttatgatAGTGTTTAACCTGCCTACGCAGATACTAATCCAACTATTTATTGCGCCGAcctcaatattatttatttaatatgcaCATTGAACAAATAGTAGTTACTTTCGTTTCTActcatacaaattataatatcaattacctataaaaagttataaaaacaaccttcatgaataaaaaacaaaaatctcaCAGTAAAAATCATACTTTAAAATTTCGATGAATCTTGCGACATAAAAACAgtcttaagaaaataaaaaaaaaacattttatattaaattatcTAATTAACTAATCGAAGAAATACTTCTTATTCATACTCACGATAAAAGCTAttataaattacctacatagcaAAATTATGTACAATCTACATTTTGTACAAAATGTATGCAAAATTACATACCTCCACTTAAAAATTGTAAAACACTTATGAACACAGAGTTGTCAATGGAGATTACAAACACTCGTCAGTATTTCATTCAGAAAAATATATGTATTTCGTTCAGTGTCTATTAAATGATATCGTTCAAAAGGAAATTTcatttcagtaaaaaataaaaatatatccaAATTTCAATCATAATATATATCACAGATACCTAAGGAAGATATTACGGAATAACATCCTATCAGTGAGGTATTAGATTGCGGGGTCATATCaaccatataaataaataaaagcactCAAATCTCATAACGGGTCGAAAGTTTCGTCACTCATATTAATACCTCAGATCGCCACTTCCGTGCCGGATCACGGCGGCATTCAGACCTGAAAGTAGTCGCTGACAGTGGCATCCGTACCATTGTTAATACTGCTCTTCGGCTCTCTGTTGCCGGCGACGTTGATTCTCTCGTACCCCGCCGCGGAGTCGGACCTCTCGACCGCACTGCCGGTGGGGCCCTCGTTGTTCACTTTTTCATAAGGCGGCTCCTTTCGGGCCAGCTCGAAATATTTCACGCTCTCGTAGTTCGGATCCTTCTTCGACCTGCTCGAGTCTTTCGAGCGGACCGACTCGTACTTGGGGTCCTTGCACCGCAACGATTCGTAGTTCGGGTCCTGCGCGTGGACGCTTTCGTAGTTGGGGTCCTTGGGGCGGACGGACTCGTAGTTAGGGTCGGACTCGCTCCCGGTCGTGTAGAGGGGCTCGTGCGGCATCGACTCGTAGTTGGGTTCCGCAGGTGGTTCGTCGTTGTTGTTCGCGGGCCAGTTGTTGTACTTATTCGGCCGCTTGTTAACCGTGGAGTAGGTGGGCTGGAGCTTGTAATCCGGAGCGATAGTGGCGTAAGGCGGCGTGGGCGGCTGGTTCCGGAGCACCTCGTAGTTTGGATCGGAATCGGACGCGTTGTTATCCGTTTTGGAGATGTGTTCGTACCCTGCGTCACTGCTAATGATGCTGTTAGGTCCACTGTCGGCGTTCACGTGGTTCAATTTCAGCATATTGTTGTTAGAAAAATTGTTCGCTTTGTTGACGTCTCGAACCGTTTCGTAACCAGGATCCTGGTTCTGGGAGGTCTTGCGCTCCTTGTGGGCGATGGTTTCGTAGCCGTGGTTGATGGATTTCTTGCGGTCGATGGTCTCGTAACCGGGGTCGTCGCCGCGGAACTTCAGCGGCGCGGGTTCATCGGAGTACTCTTTGGACCTGCGGACAGGATCGTCGGGTTTTCCTTTGGCTTTCTTCATGACCTTCGCGTACATTTCCTCGACGTTTCGGGAGGGGCTCTCCGAGGCGCGCTGATCAGACGGAAGACTGGCGTTGGCGTCAGCCGAGGAGTAGTCGCTGTAAGGAGCGTCTATGGAGTTATATAAGTTGTCGGCGGGAGTTGGTCTGTTGTCTATGTCAAAGTTTAGCTCCTTGGCTACTAGCGGGCGAATCAGATCACCCGAGCTAAACCTATGCTTGTCCACGGGGTAATTACACCCGTAGAAGTCAGATGAGCTGACGCAGCTGTTGTTTCGTTGGTGCTTCTCGTTGAGACTTCGTCGTAACTTGTCGTGGTTGAAAAGGTCGCCGGTGCTCGATATACGTTGATGATGTCGCTGCAGCGCATCTTTCGGGTCCGAATGGGTTGAGTGCGAGACATGGGACGAGTGCGACGAATGTGCAGCATGGGACGACTGATTGTTATGAGTCGAGTGTGGCGGATGGGACAAATGCATGGACTGGGACGAGTGGGAGGAGTGGGGCGGATGGGAGGAGTGGGGCGGATGGGAAGGGTGCGGCGGGGGCGGCAGGGGCGAGTTGGCCTGCCGCTTCTCAGGTTTTGGCGATCCTAATGCACCAGTTGAATTCGAGCACGAAGAAGAGGATGCTGAAAcggaaaacatattatttaatttacattgTCTTCTTTGCCGTAGTAATTATACTTAAAATGATCTCAAAAGTAGCATACCTTGACGGGAATGTGTGGCGTTGGATGTAGACGCACCGATTTCTGGAGGAGCGCTTCTTCTGAAAATATGAGAATAAAAAGCTATAAATACATTACAATACAGATCAATTTTATCGGTAAAATAAATCAAGAAACAATTATTGTCAAGCACTTATATGCCAGAATGCAATGTTCAATTCTTTCTCAGATTgagataaatgtgattaaaaacAAAGATAATACAGTTCAACGAAATAAGAGAGTTTTATGTCAAACAGTGAACTGAAAAATAATTTCTATCTGGATGAAATAAGCGGGTTATGGTGTGGCGATTTAGAAGCTAATGATTTATGTCCAGCTTTGccaggtttatttatttatttaaaatctttattgcacacataaaaaacagtggtacaacaggcgagcttaatgccacgtggcattctcttccagctaaccagaaaattagacaaaacagagaatttaagtaggcggtgcaaaatagtacaaatacaaaaaaaacgtatactaatataatacataaaatattataatatacagggtgttaggtaaatgggtatatgagccgacaccagcccatgttaacgtgatcatataaatggtatggtgaagtgagaaaattgatatcttccttttaattattttaattttcatacaaatcggatttaataacatttattttgtatgaaaatttagaaaattaaaatgaagatatcaaatttctgacttcaccataacatttatatgcccatgttaacatgggccagtgtcggctcatatacccatttacctaacaccctgtatattaatacaaaatatatacctacataaatacatacatatacataatataaggTGGATAACGAGAAGGTTTAAGAGAGATCAAGACGACGAGATACGTTCAAGGAAATGCTTGCGCACAGAGTatttatgtccagcagtgggctttGGGCTGTTACCTGGCGTCGGGCTGGGCGCGGTCGGCGGCGGGCTCGCGGCGGCGCGGCTCGGGCGCGATCTGCGCGTACGTGTCTGAACCCTCGCCCACGCTGGCTTCCTCGATCGCCGCATACATCTCGTCTGCAGAAGACAGATTAATGATTCTCTATTTGCAACATCACGGGACTAAATGCTCCTGCGCATTAGGCGGCCAAGCCGCGTTCGTTTTTGTTGACCGCAGCGACCTGCAAGCTATACACCACTagatttttatcaccgaaaaaattttaacaggttatgtagaaatgtgtgaaaaatttaaagtaaaaaaaaatatttttttcataaagttgatttttttattacattttctttagtccgtattttacgtGTCACAGCTGGggcactccgctgctcgctagagtagtcgtatgcgctcacgcctcgaccacgcttccagtgttattaacTAACTTCAActaattttgagttctaataaatgttacattatcttacgtaaatagtgctagcgacgcgtgtgtccataaattaccaattttgagatgaaattttgagtaactttatttaactttttttttgcataaatagcatcagtatcaataactcattacccagaatttttttttcggtgataaaaatgtagtggtgtatagCTTCGCCGCCAATGaaacacaaccagtgaaggttgacaAGTCCTGGAGGACAGCTTCTTGGAACCCCGCAGCTAATTTTATCAGAAGAATATTGGAAAGCCATCCAAAGATTTGCAAAGCAGAAACAGGTGACTGAAAAGttattatagtctatccaatatagcttgattagaatgacagctgccatcaaaagtaacgacataactttgtagtagcgatcaatcagagctaaatattggcggacgtgaaataattcacgtctgacctacaaacaatattttcgacgacattgcttccaataaaaatgttaatttcgtgtaaatgcagcattaaattacaccaataagtagtaattcgaaatcataaaaatcaagctagattattaacgacgtctctacaaggttatctcgagttacaaaaatgttagtgatgggacatatcgacaaacgtcatattaaaattaaagctatttttttaacatatttaagtcaagttgtACGTTTTTCTGACGTTTTTTTTTctgagcggcacaggaccggtctttgtggaaatccttgggggaggcctttgtccagcagtggacgtcttccggctgaaacgaaagaacgaacaatacgtttttctaaatgttcactattaaaaaccaaaaaacatttcattcttaaataatcaaacatcggaaatcaatcaccggtaattttttgggtattcatagcaccgttgctctagaagatatgcccaccgccctctatcgtgaggaaataagtaaaattttattaaaaaaaataaaaccgactccaaaaaacctacactaaaacgtagaaaaataattactaattacctacttatttattaggacgaattattaatatttatgtaggtataccatgattgatacttctggagtcggtgccaagattatgaaacatgtaaagtttgcctgcaccgactccaaaagtatcaatcatggtatacctacataaatattaataattcgtcctaataaataagtaggtaattagtaattatttttctacgttttagtgtaggttttttggagtcggttttattttttttaataaaattttacttatttcttgctttttagttaactaattattaccttgatgttaccactaaaggtaggcagtacactgagaccaaaaaaaattggtgcataatcggcggagatattgcgtataaaaaagttcatccccaattttccacccttgggggtgaaatattttcttcaaattcgcatgaaaccacccttttgataatacctattcaacaaaaaaataatcgttcaaattggtttataatcggcggagatattgcgtataaaaaagttcatccccaattttccacccttgggggttgtttttttattattaaatttaaatgggaccacccttgaggtattacctatacgtcgaaaaaagatttgttcaaatcggttcataattggcggagttatcgcgtaacaaacatagaaaaaaaaaaaaaaaaaaaaaaaaacatacgggtcgaattgagaacctcctccttttttgaagtcggttgaaaaccactgaagaacactgatgatgatgactacgacttaggttgtacgtACACCATTgacataaattttaaattttactgtctttaaatataaattttaattgtcattttgtgccgtgtggggacggccgtaaagaataccattccccaccgccaacaggaggcgtgtcgtaagaggcgactaaatcctgtagcacgagatgggcagcagcgtctacgtgcgaaaccttataaaaaactgcgctcgccaacccgcctgccaagcgtggcgagtatTGGCAACTCCCCCCCCTGATGAACGGCAGAGCTAAAACCAGGCCCCCAGTCTCCGGCAGCCCCGTTGTTCCTGACTACGGTAGCGGTTGGGGTGACGACGGGgcggggggtgctaagaatcCCCGGAGGAGGAATAGCTACCACCACAAACGACAACTGGCCCTCGTAACACACAACATCCGCACCCTGAGGTCCGACGAAAAGATTATAGAGCTGGAAGATAAATTAAGTAGGTTGCGATGGAGTATTATAGGGCTATCGGAAGTCCGGCGAGAGGGCGAGGACACGATAACCCTGAAATCCGGCAACCTGCTTTACTACCGGGAGGGCGAACAACTGTCccaaggtggtgtcgggtttctcgtccacaagtccctcattaacaacatcattaccatcggaagtgtgtcgagcagggttgcatacctgatactcagagtatCCAAAAGGTACTCGTTGAAGGTAAtccaggtatacgcaccgacctctaCACACCCAGATGAAGAAGTGGAAGCTATGTATGAGGACATAAGTAGGGCCATACATGCAACTAAAACCCACTTCAATGTCgttatgggggacttcaacgctaAACTAGGCATGCGAGGTGATGATGAGCTGAGAGTGGGGCAATATGGATATGGGCGACGGAACCCCAGGGGACAGAGGCTGGCCGAGTTCCTGGAAAAGGAGAATCTCTAtgcgatgaactccttctttcaGAAGCCGCCTCACAGGAAGTGGACCTGGATGAGTCCCGATGGTTCCACGAGaaatgagatcgacttcattatgaccacaaagcgacgaatatttagcgatgtctccgtgatcaacagggtgaaaaCCGGTAGTGATCACCGGATAGTCAGAGGCATACTAAACATTAACGTCAAGCTGGAGAGGTCCCGtttgatgaagtctacgctccgcccctCTAATGCTCATATTCactgccccgagagctttcaACTCGAGTTGTCAAATCGCTTTGCATGCCTGGAAAATTGCGAGTCAGTGGACGAGATAAATAACAGGTTCGTAGAAACTGTCCAAGCGGTCGGGTCGAAATTTTTTAGACCACGACGTAAAAATAAACCGCAAAAACTAACCGACCGTACCCTCAAACTCATGGCTGAAAGACGTTCAATGACACTGCAgacctccgttgacgctaaggcatatcggcagctcaatagacagatatggaagtccttgcgacatgatgttcgcaactttaatactaatagtattaaagaggcgatagagcggaaccaaggctccaaagtgtttgCAAGAGACAAttctattgggcaaagccagctgacgaagctgaagacggcggacggtagtgtaacgtcaacaaaagccgaggttctgggtgagatcgaaaggttttatggacagttatatacctcggtcaccaaacctgttgatagctcagccacagatccaagagctaagctaacccgacactataccgaagatatcccggatatcagcctatacgagattaggatggctctcaaacaacttaagaacaacaaggcaccgggtgatgacggaataacctcggagcttctaaCGCGGGTGGTACACCGATACTGAAGGTCCTCCAGAGGCTCTTTAACTCCGTTTTACTCGAGGGaataacgccagaggcatggaacagaagcgtggtggtgcttttcttcaagaaaggagataacaccttactgaagaattacagacccatctcgcttctgagccatgtttacaagctgttttcgagagtcatcacgaatcgtctcgcacgtaggttcgatgacttccagcctcccgaacaagccggtttccggaaaggtagtaccatagaccacatccatacgctgcgacaagttatacagaagactgaggagtataacttgccactatgcttggcgttcgtggactatgagaaggcctttgattcgattgagacgtgggcagtgctgcagtctctccagcggtgccgtatcgactatcggtacatcgaggtactaaagtgcttgtacaaaaacgccaccatgtcggtccgagtacaggagcaaagcacgagggcgattcctctacagcgaggcgtaagacagggagatgttatatctccgaaactcttcaccgcggcattagaagacgctttcaaactcctggaatggaaaggatacggcataaacgttaacggcgagtacatcactcaccttcggtttgccgacgatatcgtggtcatggcagaatcgctggaggacctcggcacc harbors:
- the LOC135076865 gene encoding protein YIPF5, coding for MANYNPNEYAWQAQNQNSQSYSFDTSNAFADQAQTLDFQTFPTDQQSFSLDQGHGQMQANNNQYYNPNLFTPAPIPGEGIAESTDFDEPPLLDELEIYPDRILEKTLAVLNPFHGQSKADDANFLLRDTDIAGPIAFCLALAVCLFLSGNKAHFGYVYGLSVMSVILMYFLLSLMCRTEGVFTVLSVASVLGYCMLPMVVLAGLGIFVSLEGTLGISLSGVAVIWSALSASRLFVTMSGDAEQRPLIAYPCALVNGVFALLVLF
- the LOC135076868 gene encoding transcription factor mef2A isoform X2 — its product is MYTLLEIALSLGVLVTLVTVLSLCVCGCKNSNQKASTQNSQRSLPEIPHPVGRHDSGDTASEIYATVNLDEGNKTVATASTSRDHPYERAYSKLQNEAHNVTVEITPVQVSDDEVQIDERDATTSGPESVVISASVAISGQLPSSQELPYITPPSPRPITDNAVHFSGDSTDSAKGYTSISVREPLSNIRAQSTKPPTQPHYATVSDDSDEMYAAIEEASVGEGSDTYAQIAPEPRRREPAADRAQPDARRSAPPEIGASTSNATHSRQASSSSCSNSTGALGSPKPEKRQANSPLPPPPHPSHPPHSSHPPHSSHSSQSMHLSHPPHSTHNNQSSHAAHSSHSSHVSHSTHSDPKDALQRHHQRISSTGDLFNHDKLRRSLNEKHQRNNSCVSSSDFYGCNYPVDKHRFSSGDLIRPLVAKELNFDIDNRPTPADNLYNSIDAPYSDYSSADANASLPSDQRASESPSRNVEEMYAKVMKKAKGKPDDPVRRSKEYSDEPAPLKFRGDDPGYETIDRKKSINHGYETIAHKERKTSQNQDPGYETVRDVNKANNFSNNNMLKLNHVNADSGPNSIISSDAGYEHISKTDNNASDSDPNYEVLRNQPPTPPYATIAPDYKLQPTYSTVNKRPNKYNNWPANNNDEPPAEPNYESMPHEPLYTTGSESDPNYESVRPKDPNYESVHAQDPNYESLRCKDPKYESVRSKDSSRSKKDPNYESVKYFELARKEPPYEKVNNEGPTGSAVERSDSAAGYERINVAGNREPKSSINNGTDATVSDYFQV
- the LOC135076868 gene encoding uncharacterized protein LOC135076868 isoform X1, with protein sequence MYTLLEIALSLGVLVTLVTVLSLCVCGCKNSNQKNELVGTAGVVKIHFDEEVPSPTPTTPASIKRASTQNSQRSLPEIPHPVGRHDSGDTASEIYATVNLDEGNKTVATASTSRDHPYERAYSKLQNEAHNVTVEITPVQVSDDEVQIDERDATTSGPESVVISASVAISGQLPSSQELPYITPPSPRPITDNAVHFSGDSTDSAKGYTSISVREPLSNIRAQSTKPPTQPHYATVSDDSDEMYAAIEEASVGEGSDTYAQIAPEPRRREPAADRAQPDARRSAPPEIGASTSNATHSRQASSSSCSNSTGALGSPKPEKRQANSPLPPPPHPSHPPHSSHPPHSSHSSQSMHLSHPPHSTHNNQSSHAAHSSHSSHVSHSTHSDPKDALQRHHQRISSTGDLFNHDKLRRSLNEKHQRNNSCVSSSDFYGCNYPVDKHRFSSGDLIRPLVAKELNFDIDNRPTPADNLYNSIDAPYSDYSSADANASLPSDQRASESPSRNVEEMYAKVMKKAKGKPDDPVRRSKEYSDEPAPLKFRGDDPGYETIDRKKSINHGYETIAHKERKTSQNQDPGYETVRDVNKANNFSNNNMLKLNHVNADSGPNSIISSDAGYEHISKTDNNASDSDPNYEVLRNQPPTPPYATIAPDYKLQPTYSTVNKRPNKYNNWPANNNDEPPAEPNYESMPHEPLYTTGSESDPNYESVRPKDPNYESVHAQDPNYESLRCKDPKYESVRSKDSSRSKKDPNYESVKYFELARKEPPYEKVNNEGPTGSAVERSDSAAGYERINVAGNREPKSSINNGTDATVSDYFQV